A stretch of DNA from Micromonospora sp. NBC_01813:
ATGAAGACCGAGTGGCGGATCTTCGCCGTCGTCGCGGCGTTCCTGCTCGTCGTGTCCGGGGTCTACCCGGCCTGGACGTACGGGCAGATGGGGCACGTCGAGTGGATCGGCAGCACGGCGCTGGTCCTGTCGTTCCTGCTCTGCACGATGTGCGGCGGCTTCTTCTGGTTCGTGTCGCGCCGCATCGACCTGCGCCCGGAGGACCGGGCGGACGCCGAGGTCGCCGACGGCGCCGGTGAGGTCGGCTTCTTCAGTCCGGGCAGCTACTGGCCGTTCGGCGTGGCGTTGGCCGCCACGATCGCCGGTCTCGGCCTGGTGTTCTGGCAGTGGTGGCTGATCATCTTCGGGCTGGTGTCGGTGACGCTGGCAGCGGCCGGGCTGCTCTTCGAGTACTACACCGGCACCCGGCGTACCGCGGAGCACTGAGCCCGGCGTCACTCGCCACGGCGGCGGCGTAGCTTGGCGCCCCAGCCGGCGACGGCGACCAACGCCGTACCGATGGCGAGGGAGAGCGCACCGAACAGGCCGATGACGGCGGCGGGTGCTCCGGTGACGGGAAGATCCTGGCTCGCGGACATTTCGTTGCCTCCTCAGGCGGTTGGTGCTGGCGGTGGTCCTGTTTGCCGTGCCGCTCAGGCGGTCGCGGTGGTGGGTGTCCCGATCCGCTGCGGCGAGGACCAGACGCAGCGGTCGACGGTGGGCTGACGGATGGCCTTGACCGCCGCGTGGATGAACAGCACCCGGTAGATCAGGTCGGCGACCATGATCAGCGGTAGCAGTGCCAGCAGCTGCGGACGCTTCAGTCGCCAGGCGGCGATCGCCACCCAGATGCCTTGGCCGCCGAGGAGCAGCGCCAGTCCGGTGCCCAGTCCCGGCCCGGCTGTGGCCAGCAGCCAGAGGGTGAGCGGGGCACCCAGCACGTACAGCGTCCAGTGCCCGATCAGCAGCACGTACGCGTAGTCGAAGCCGCTGATCTGCCGCCCGACCCGGTGGCCGATGATGCCCTGGAAGGTGCCCCAGAGCCAGCGGAGGTTCTGCTTGTACCAGTCCCGCAGCGTGGTCGGGTCCTGCAGCAGCGCGGTCGCCCGTGGTGCGTAGACCACCCGGCCGAGGCCCCGCCGGTGCGTCTCCAGCACCCAGTAGGTGTCGTCGACGATGTACGGCGGTTGCTGCGGTAGCAGCCGGTCGAGCAGTTCCACCCGGTAGAGCGAGTTCGACCCGGAGATGCAGTTCATCACGTTGAAGTGGCTCTGTACGCGACGTAGGAACAGTTGGTAGTTCCAGTAGCTGTAGGCCCGCTTCGCCAGCCACAGGTTCCACCGCCGCTCGCTGGGCCACCAGGTGACGTTGTGCCCGACGGAGATCGCCACCTGGTCGGTCATGACCGCGAGCGTTTCGGTGACGAAGTCCGGCGCGATGATCACGTCGTCGTCGAGGATCGCGACCGCCCGGAAAATCCGCCCGAGGTCGAAGTGGGCGTATCCGGCGTGCAGGGCGGCCGGTTTGCCGACGTTGGTCGTCAGGTCGAGCACGGTGGCTCCGGCGTCGGCCGCCTGTCGGGCGGTGCCGTCGGTGGAGGCGTCCGAGACGACGAAGACCGGTGCGCCGGTACGGCGGGCGGCGGCGACCACGGCGGCGATGGTGCCAGCGCCGTTGCGGCAGGCGATCAGGATGGCCACGTGGTCCGTTTTGACCGGTCCGTACCTGGGGTGGTGGGTTGCGCGTCGGTGGTCGCGGCGGCGGATCCGCTCGGGGCGGAGGTAGCCGTAGCCGAAGGCGACCAGCATCGAGACGACGAACAGGACGCTCAGGACGATCAGGGATGCGAGGAAGATCCGTAGCATCGGCTGGCCTCTGGGGGGAGGGGGCAGGGGGGTGCCGCACCCTTGCGACCAACGGCTACGCTACGTGACTGCTTCGGCGGATAAAAGGGGCAAAGCTGGGAATATAGTATGCGCAGCCTGTGAGTTCGCACCACCGGTCACGGTGGTAGCCGACTGTCAGCCCGCTGCCTGAGCGACCTGCACCCAGCGGTCCAGCAAGGCGGCCGCCGCGCCGCTGTCGATCGCCTCGGCCACCCGGCCCAACTGGGCCCGGATCGCCGCCGCCGGGTCGTCGACCGACACCGAGCCGGTCTGCGCGCCGTGCGCCACCAGCGCGGCGGCGGCGTTGACCAGGACTGCGTCGCGCACCGGGCCGGGCTGACCGGCGAGCAGCCGCCGGGTGACGTCGGCGTTGAACGCGACGTCGCCGCCCCGCAGATCGCCCGGGGCGGACCGGGGGACACCCAGGTCGGCGGTGGCATCCACGACCAGCTCCCGGACCCCGTCGGCATGGGCGAACCACACCCGGGTCGGGGCGGCGGTGCTGAGCTCGTCCAGCCCGTCCTCACCCCGCATCACCAGCGCGGTGTCGCCCCGGCTGGCGAACACCTGCGCCATCACCGGGGCCATCCGGGTGTCGAAACAGCCGATCGCTCCGGCCCGGGGCCGGGCCGGATTGGTCAGCGGGCCGAGGAAGTTGAACACGGTGGGTACGCCGATCTCCCGCCGGGTCACGCCGGTGTGGCGCATCCCCGGGTGGAACCGGGCGGCGAAGCAGAACGCGATGCCGACCTCGGCGACGCATCGGGCCACCCCCTCGGGGCCCAGATCCAGCGGGATGCCGAAGTGCTCCAGCAGATCGGCGGCCCCACACGACGACGAGGCGGCCCGGTTCCCGTGCTTGACCACCCGGGCACCGGCCGCCGCCACCACGATCGCCGCCATGGTGGAGATGTTGACCGTGTGTGCCCGGTCGCCGCCGGTGCCGACCACGTCCACCGCGTCGGCGCGCAGCGCGTCCGGCAGGCCGACCGGTACGGCGTTGGCGAGCATCGCCTCCACCAGGCCGACCAGCTCCGCCGATGTCTCGCCCTTGGCGCGCAGCGCGATGGCGAACCCGGCGATCTGGG
This window harbors:
- a CDS encoding cytochrome c oxidase subunit 4, which produces MKTEWRIFAVVAAFLLVVSGVYPAWTYGQMGHVEWIGSTALVLSFLLCTMCGGFFWFVSRRIDLRPEDRADAEVADGAGEVGFFSPGSYWPFGVALAATIAGLGLVFWQWWLIIFGLVSVTLAAAGLLFEYYTGTRRTAEH
- a CDS encoding glycosyltransferase, with translation MLRIFLASLIVLSVLFVVSMLVAFGYGYLRPERIRRRDHRRATHHPRYGPVKTDHVAILIACRNGAGTIAAVVAAARRTGAPVFVVSDASTDGTARQAADAGATVLDLTTNVGKPAALHAGYAHFDLGRIFRAVAILDDDVIIAPDFVTETLAVMTDQVAISVGHNVTWWPSERRWNLWLAKRAYSYWNYQLFLRRVQSHFNVMNCISGSNSLYRVELLDRLLPQQPPYIVDDTYWVLETHRRGLGRVVYAPRATALLQDPTTLRDWYKQNLRWLWGTFQGIIGHRVGRQISGFDYAYVLLIGHWTLYVLGAPLTLWLLATAGPGLGTGLALLLGGQGIWVAIAAWRLKRPQLLALLPLIMVADLIYRVLFIHAAVKAIRQPTVDRCVWSSPQRIGTPTTATA
- the trpD gene encoding anthranilate phosphoribosyltransferase, coding for MGERSWPNLLSALLAGEQLSTADTSWAMGEIMAGSATPAQIAGFAIALRAKGETSAELVGLVEAMLANAVPVGLPDALRADAVDVVGTGGDRAHTVNISTMAAIVVAAAGARVVKHGNRAASSSCGAADLLEHFGIPLDLGPEGVARCVAEVGIAFCFAARFHPGMRHTGVTRREIGVPTVFNFLGPLTNPARPRAGAIGCFDTRMAPVMAQVFASRGDTALVMRGEDGLDELSTAAPTRVWFAHADGVRELVVDATADLGVPRSAPGDLRGGDVAFNADVTRRLLAGQPGPVRDAVLVNAAAALVAHGAQTGSVSVDDPAAAIRAQLGRVAEAIDSGAAAALLDRWVQVAQAAG